AGTGCCGCGGTGGTCACATTTTATCGTTCGTTCCTTGGTGCTCCTTGTACGGAGCATTGTCTGGAGCCCTTGCAACGTTAATTGCGGTCGTTTCGTTGTACAGGTACACCCGGTTAAACGCCATTCATGGTCGGTCGAAAATTGAGATATTATTCTAGCGTTTTACGTAGCAACAACATTACTCCAAACCGGGAGGACCGTTCTAAGTGGTCTAGCTATGGGACGGAGTCGttgtgaactttttttttttattcttttcttttagatCTTGGCCATGCAAGAAATGAAAACTTCCGGCATGATATCGAATGATGCTATTAAGCACCTCGAATAACACGCACCAacaagtttccttttttttttcaaaccaaccAGACACGAAAGAGATGTAAGAGGTGTTTCGGAGAAAATTCCTTTCCCTAACCGGAAGGCCACTCTAATGTGTTGTGAAAATGGTTTCGTTTACCTGCGAATGTCCCTGGCGAATGACTTGCGGATGCAGATCCGTACCGAAACGGATTTTCAAGAGGAAAGCGTAACCATCGGCCAAGAAGTGGTAATGGACGTTGATATGCATTTCCTTCTCATCTGTTTGCCTTCCCTTTTGCTTCATCCCTACACACGGAGGTCAATTCACTTGCTGCTCAAGAGTTTTTCAGCGTCCGTACCGTTCCACTGCTTCCATCGATCTACGTTCCCACTCGCGTACCTTCGATCGTTGCCTTACCGGTCGATTACGGGGAAGGTTCTATTTCAAGGTTTTGTCTCTTCATGAATGAACCAACTCGCTCGccttgttgtgtgtgcgttgtgggATTGGAATTTGATTGAGTACCACAAGCAAGCGGAGAATGAAATACATGCGAGAACAGCAAAGACGCTTTCAATAGATCGTAAGACGATGCACCCCTCTTGCGGATGCAcgtgaaaataaacaaaacatacagcACCCTCGAACCACGATTGCAGCCCACGATTGTGGATGAGTTTTCCGTTTCAAGCAGCACAAACGATCAGCATCAGCAGAGCAGATGAAGATGTTGCGATCGTTTGATCGTAAGATGGTAAGATGTCTGGGCAAAAATGGCTACGGCAGCCTAGGTAGCAACCAGAGCAGAACATTGGCTGCAGCTGCTACAATAGCTACCGCACATTCCAAAGTTTTGATCCGATTGAACGGTCCGGTTCCGACGGTAGCTCGCCAGAAACTGGAGCGAGAGATGGATTTTGTGTtgcgttccctttttttttttttttacttccacaCAACAACGGAACACTCGTTTACTGCTGTCGCGcaatacacaacacacaacagctCGGTGATGCataatttcattccattttccattaagTTGAACTTTTACGATGTAGATCTGTGGACCCACTGCGCGATAATATTTATGTAAGGCTGCTTTAAAAACCAGATTGCATTAATGGCCAAAATCAGAGCCAAATTTATACACGAGagaatcttttcttttccgctTGGTGTGTGCAATGCAACACggaaatttatgatttattgtcAACCTCGCTGCAATGTTGCTTTCGGtgtgcgaaaagaaaaaaaaaccgaagagCACGGAACAACCCGTTCCCATGGGCAGAGAAGGGGTCCAGGGTCCAATTTCCATCACCGCGATACACATTTAAAGTGCAGCATTATTTGTACAACTTGCTCATTGCGGTGCGAACATTATCCGGCAAGCGGCAGCTTCCCTAACCATTTGAAGCTCGTTCGCACCGTTCGCACGAAACACTGGTGGCACTGCACTTGATGGATGCGATTTGGCGAGCTTTTTGCACTCGGAGACTCGGCATAATCATCTCCTCATCCTGCTCGGATCGGCTGCAGGTTGCGTGCCAGATGGGCTGCTCGTCGAGTGGGGTTGAAGCAGATGTCGGCCGCAACTGAAAGACACCCTTTCTTCGGCGGAGTGATGTGATGTGCCCGACCGTGGTGAAGCGAAGATGGCcaatgctgatgatgttgtgctgctgctggtgatggtgatgtatTTATTTGCTACTTTGTCCCATTGGGGAGTTGTTCCGctgtgaagattttttttcttcttttctcctCCTTCTGTTCGTggatgttgtttgctttcctaCTGTCGCGTTCCGGTGTCTTGTGGGTCGTTTAGCTCCACATTCCATTTATTTGCTAGCTCTTGCCAGCACTTGAAAGGAGTTTGGAAGCCGACCCACTGTAACAACAATTTCCCGAGCTTTTCATGGACACCGTACGTAAGAATTGTTTTCCAGCACCCTTCCAGGGTTTCAACTGTTCCGGGTTACCAGTcgaggaaaggaaaataaaaagaaaccttGTCCGCTTTGTGCCAccgaataaaaataacacaaatcgTCTGTGGTGAGAGAAATGATCATAAAAAAAGCCCCTGCCCCTTTTGGTAGGGCACCTGGTAAGCTGCGAAAGATATTAAcgagaaaacaaagaaaagcaccCGACTGCATTTAACACCCAGCCAGTCGATCCAGTTTTCACCGGTGCAATCGTACCGGCGGGTAGGTGACGAGATTCGGATGTAGCGTATAGTGTGAACCGATATGTTGGGAAAAATGCAGGAAAAGATGCGGAACATGGAATGccgtacacaaaaaaagggggtcAGTTTGGGGAAAACCCCACTGCTCAAGAAGCTTTCCCTATCATGTTCGAATAGTGAGAGAATAGGGgggaaaaagcacacaaaaacacacaaaaaaaaataataataaacaacatCTGAATGATTGGTTAATTTTCTCATTTGCCTGCTCAGCTTCTTTTCTGTTAAGTTTGGCTTGATGATCgattctgttgttgttttaaaagCTAACGATTGCAAGCGACAGTTGTTGGGATCACGACTTTGTTTACCAATCTACCAATCAGACACGCGGTCCACAGGaaccaaaacccaaaaaaaaaaacgcacaaaccGTTGATCATTTTCCACTTGATCGCCTTGATCTATACGCCTCATAGGTTATGGTGAACCTGTAGGGAAGCGCGCGCTCGCGCCCGCGATCGAGTAGACCACCAACCAAGTGAAACAATTTTCGGTCCACAACAACCGGCCGGAGAGGCTTAGGGAGCTTGCGTCTTATGGAGTCGGCAAGCCTCAAACAAACGCCCCATCCCGTTGAGTTccgatcgtttgttttgtggttttaaatgttcattgtttctGCTTCCTGTAGTAGTGGGCTCGGGTGGAGTCAGTCGAGCGCCACAAATTATGTTTGCCATTGATTGATTTGAGCCACTCTTCACCGGCCGCAGGTGGTATTGGCATCTCGGAGCAGTCAACTACTATTTGTTTGTGGTGGGAAACGGCCGTGTACTGCTTGTGTATGAATGAAAGTCAAGATGGGACAACAATGCGCGTTTCTAAATTACCGTGACTTAGTTCGGGTGGATTACTTATCGATCGCTCAGGAAGCTCGATTCAAGCAGTAGACGAAGCAGACAGGAAAGAATAATggtataaattaataataactTCCCTTGGCCACTGTCAAATGATCTGTGTTGGATTTGGCGCAGTTCCCAATTTGCTCCGTTCAATTTTGcccaaaatttaattttctcacaAACGATTGAGGCTTAATTCGAGGGAATTAGACGCGAACAGGctggatgttttattttctgtgcCATGGTTTTCCTAACCCATCCTAATCGCCCTTCGGAATTGCCATGTGCCAATTATTCGGGACACGATTGCGGAGGTCAGAAAATGGGCGGCACGCTCATGGCACCCATTAGGCGTTGTTTTTCCGGGCGTCCGCCGCTCATTGCCTGccaaggaaaaaaaccttttttttgcaccgttATACTAACTTCCTCTGATCAGTCGTTCAGAAGCAATCCAATGATCGACCCTTGAGAAGCTGAAGAGCGAGAAACAGGGAGAACGCGCAAGCGGGATCGCGagatcaacaacaaacacaaaaactctacaccaaaagaaaaagggcaCCAAGATAGATGAAGTTCGACCGAACCGAAAACTGTAGtccaacatattttttttgtatccacattctttttttttcttgctgttggGACAATCAACCTGCCTTGGGCCAGTTTCGGTCTCCTTTTTCGGTTTCACATTCGAGACGAAGTTGGTTTCAATATGCTTTCGCCCTTTTGCGCCCATTTCTCACCACGATTAGACAACTGCTCGGGATCGTATTGCGTTTCGGGAATGTCATGCGTCCGGATATTGCCGGAAATTAATTCAGTTCTCAGCTGGCTAATGATGGGAAGCGCCTATCCGCGAATTCTGCACCCATAAAATATGTCAATGAGTAACGGGCTTCCGGCGTGTGAAAGCAGCCACAAAGCACAATCACTTCACGGGCTTTACGGGAGGACCTGGACGATGGTCATCTCGAATCGGCAACAGAGCTGGTTGTTGGACGGCACTGGTGCGTTTATCAGGCAGAGTTCACGTTGCTGAAAGGTTCAAAAATTCGATCACGTGGGCTTGGTACAAGGCACGTGACAGCTACACACATCCTACACTAGTAACTCCGGTAACCATTCTTGAGTGTGACACTTTATGGCGCACCTTGGCAAGAATGTTTCATCGCTGTGGCAGCCCGGGTGCATTCGACAACCCGCTAATTTATCGTCCTGATCGCGTCGGCCTCCGTCTTCCCGGGGTCGTTCACGGAGACCACCAGCCGCGTCTTTATTCGACACACGACCGTTGTGCTCCATGTTTGGATGCGGTTTTATCATACCGCTGATCGATCCCATTGCGAGCGCATGTACGgttaaacattttccaatgGAGCGCACGCGGGCGCTCGTCCCTTTCGGCGGCTTATCGCGCGACACTGATCGTATGCAGAGTGCACACAACAACCATATTTTCCCCAACCCTGTCCCCTATCCTTCCCCCCGGGGCTTGAGCACTCCGAACGTGCATGTTTGCTTCGGCGATCAAAAGGAATACGGAACCAAAGTCTACAAGCACCGAAATGCAGCGAGCGTTCCCATGCACAGACGTAAGCCATTTCTCGGAAGACAAACAAGGTCTCGGTTGATCCCTGCGCAGCATAATCTTTTCGGGTACCTTCCGACCGGCCGTGGTGCCAGCAAGGCTCGACGAGCGCCTACGCAAGAAATTCCAACCCCAAAAGCACGGTCGCTTGCAGCGACACGGGCCACGATCTCATTCTGGTTCGGCTTGATCGGCGGCCCTTGGCACACGGGTAGAAAGACAacgataaacgaaaaaaaaaaaggcgagaaGAGAACTAAAAAGTGTCTTTCCAGCTATCAGCTAGCCGGGAAAAGCAAGTAAAGCTTCGCGTACGGCGTCCCCAGTCTGAATGCATCGCCCGGAATGGGCTTGTTTATTAAAACGTCGTTACATTGCGGCCCACCTTCACCCTTTCCCGGGCTGCAGCGCCCCCACAAGAGGAGAGCGATCATGCCCACTATATGCGCTGAACAAAGGCAGGGGAACACGCCGGTGAAGGTACACTCGGCAGAGAGTCGCGATCGCGCCTACGCAAAAGCCATCACCACGTGACAAGGCGAAGGTGTGTACATCGCAACACCGTAGACCCACACGATGCGCCAGCCAAATGGCATCTTCCGTGTCCGGGGACGACAAGAGGTGAATTATTGTTTCGCCATATAGGCAGGCCGCCAGCCACGCCGGGAATCGGTACGGACTAATAATTGGCGAGGCGAAAGCATTACTCATCGGAACGGTTGCCTAGGATGATCGGTCTGTCCAACTGTCTACAACGGGATATTCTTCCCAGTTTCCACGTGGGAGCTCCAGTTCAGGCGTAGGGAATTATTGAATTGATTTAAACTAAATCCTCCTTGATGTGATGATCAGCGGTACCTTGTGCATTCGACATTCCGTCACAACCGAATGGTGCTAGGTCCTAGGCAAGGAAAACCAATCAATAACTCACCGAACCAAATACCGAATACTTGTGCCAGCGTTGCCGCTGTGACGAATCCATAATAACTAAACTCTACCTACCCGGACTGTCCACCCGCGCATTCGGGGACAGGCGTTCGACTTCGATCACAAAACCAATTCTCACGCTCGTAGCGCAATTCATGCTCGACCATGTACACACCGCTACACCCGTGTACCATTCCCGGCCGGCGTTATgtaaagaagagagaaaaattaagTAGTTCATCTTTAACCGTTCATCTTTCCTTTCCGCTAATGACAGCATTTAGAGACAGAACGgggcaagaaaaaacacaagtaATAACACAGCTCAACCCTTCTGCGCCGTTACGATCGTTCGTTCGCCGGGTGGAATCTAATTAATCGAAGcagcgcaacaaaaaaatatggtaCAAGCGCAACTCCGCGAGTCGCGTCCCACAACAATCCACCTAAACTCGATTTCGATCCGGACCGCACGGTGGGAAAGGGGTTGAACGAACAAGTGGACAATCCATTTTTagtgatgattttttgttagtttcgATGCAAAAAATCATCTTCCTCGTACTTTTGCTAAATATCTGGCTTCTTATTTGTCAACTATTTAACTGAAGTACCAAACGACCTACCATAAGGCATTCTTAAACTTGAATCTCTTCCTATAATGACCACCAGTTGTCCCAACGTGCATCGCGAAATTGTACGTTTCGTTGGGCAATTTCGCTTCGGCCGATCTTGTCAACGGATAAAAGCCTTCGCTCGCCGCGCTCAACCCCGTAAAGTTGATTTAATTAAGCCGATACCTTCTCTAGCACAGAAACGGGCGGCCCTCTTATTTTCGTACCGTCCGTGGTTACTGGTGCGATCGCGAACGCATCGGGACGCGAATTTACCTACCCATGTTTTTCGCTCTGCAAACCATTCCGAGCGCATCGGTACCGTTAGCGATTCCTAACTAAGGCACCAAAGGCTTAGGGAGCTTAGCACCGTTACTAGTAGCATTTGTCTGTCGAAGAAACGTCGATGGACGCACCAGCCTATTGAGAACCGGGTGGTGCCACCGGGAGGCGTGCGCGCGCGTCCGATTGAACGATCGCCAGCCATTCACCCCGTCCCCGAGCAGCtattcggtcggtcggttcgcGATCGTTGGGATGGGAAAGCTACTGGCAGGCATTAGCACACCCTTACTGCCGCCCCgactgatgatggtgattaAAGCTAAGCCGGGCCGAGCGTCGTTTGCATCTTCGCAGACTGCATCGACTGGCAAGTGCAACTGGACGATGCTTTCCATTTCGTTGCACCGCGCACCCATTGGGGTTGGGTGGTTGTGCTACGGTTAGCAGTGGATCGTTCCCATTTACCGCAGTGTTCCTGTTGCAAGGAAACTGTTGACGCGCGTATCGGGTCTCTAATTGCCATTGCAACGCTTGCACCGTACTTGCGGCAATTGCCCTCAAATGGAACGGTGACGACGTCGCAGACCATGAAATTGGCATCCGAAAAACGGACGGTTTTCCCACACCGTTCTTCGTTACGTTTCGCTTGCCAGCTTCCGGTAAGCCACCGATGGCGACGGGCACATCGACATGAGCCCGCTCAACTTCAACGTAAACGATCAGCACCTCCACCGTCCAGCGTTCTACTGCCAACTTAGGGAAGAAGTTACAATTTCATCCGATGCatttttcgttccgttccaCACCGGTGAACGTTCAAGCGACTTACGGCGGGCTCTGCCACTCGAACCACAACCGAAACCTCTTGCTGGACGAACTGACActaatttttcttccatttctatTCCCACCTGCACAGGTGACGCTTCGTGTTACTTCCCGTTCGAGTTTCAGGGTGGTTACATTACCCAGAACATGGTCACACCGGAGGGTGCGGTACGGTACAGCCGCATCAACATTACGGAGAACGCGATCCCACTGTGGGGCATGTGTCACAAGCGGCGGGATAACAATGTGATCCTGATGACTGCCTCGGAGGAGACGACCTGCTATCGCTGCTTCCACCTGAAGCTCGTCTCGAAGAACGTCCTGCGGGTGCTGGCCGCCGACAAGGACTATCTCTCCAAGTGTCACACAAACGAAGAGAAAGCGCTCGCCTCCTGTCTGACCGATGAGGATCTACTGAACGAGGCTAAAAACACGGAAATTATCCTCTACAGTACGTAACCTTTTGCCACCTTCGGAATTGCCAAGCGCGCGGAGTTGGGCAGAATTTAATCGTctatttttcactttaaatTGCAGAATTCCACGAATGGGATGGTGCTGAGGTACGCCAAGAGTACTGTCCCATTCACGGCCGATACCGGATGACGTACAGTGTGGATAGCAGCGATACCGCGGACGGTATCGAGTGTGATTCAGTCGAGTCCGAGGTAGACAACTGCCCTTCCGGGTCAGCGTTAAACCTGCGCTTCCGGAACTGTGCCTTCCCCGATCGGGAGGTAACGTTCGAGTGTTTGGGACACTGGCGTGGCTTTGGGAACCGAAATTATCTTGCCCTGCTCAGTACCGGCAATGAATCGCACCTAGGTCCGAAGTATCGGTGCGCCACCTACACAGAAAACCCCAAGACGGGTGAGATCGAGATCTCGTTCAGCCGCGACTCAACGTGCCGTGCGATCGAGCGTCAGTACGTGCGTCATCCGAACTCACGGTACACGAACGGCAATGGCATCGGTAGTGAGTACCATCACGAGATACTAACGTTACGTCCAATTCCGCTCGAGTTCGGTCCGGTCACACAGTACTGCAGGTAGGTCAAGCCACGAACCGAGCTTAACGAGCGCTTAACGAGCACTTGACAGCTAAACACTAATCAAACCGATTCGGTGCATTATCCTTCATTTGTAGCTTTCCCAGCTGGCTGATCGGACGCTGGGAGCACGTGATCGTCAATCAGAACCAGCTCATCTACAAAGACCACAACACCTTCAAGACGTACACGATGAAGTGCGTCAAGAACTACACCAACCACGACTCCAACAAGTACATCGTCTACAGCCAAACGCAATGGTAATTATTTTCCCAAATCGCTTTCGCTCCCTTTCTCTCCCATCTTTCAATGTTCCTGGAAGAGCGGGCGCCCCAAATTACTCTGTCCGAGGTTACCGACTTGCGAAACTAAATTAATTATCAAAATAGACGCTTCATTATTTCATGCCGAACGGTTGTTTTCCTCCCATCGAAGCTTGGTTTTAcgttccctttttctttctttggttattttttttttttaattccaaaaCTCCAAAACTCCATTAACTTCCCATCGAACGCATCGCCGATCGTTTGTTGCGCTGTTGATGCAAGGTGCTCTTttgtgttcttgtgttgtggCCACAAATAgtaatagtagcagcagtagtagtattagtagtacacacgcacagcaaAAGTGGCATCAAATTACCACCTCCTTTCATTACGCGCACCTCATTTCCTTTCATTCAATCATCCGCCCGCAACAGGTGAAAGTACGCGGTAAATGAGTTTTTCACCCCACGGCCTACACGTCTCTAATCCGGGAaccattttcgtttttctttacaaTCTCTTTAGCGGCGAGGAGATGTACCAGTGTTTGAAAATCGAGCGGCGCGATACGAATGTGTTCGAGTTCCAGATAAGCAGCCGCCAGTCGCCCAACTACACCGCCACAATCTGCAACGATTTCTACTTCAACGACGACCGGTGGCTAACGCAGGGCCGGCTCGATAGCAACGACATCGTATCACCCTGCCCAATTATCGGCGAGTTCTCAGGCATCATCCCGGACGATGAAGGGCTGTGCGCGAAACTGTCCTCCAAGTGTGAATCACAGGACATCATGTACTATCAAATCTCGGCCTGCGATTACATGAACGAGGTGTATGAAGGTAGGTGATTATTGTGGAGCTGCCGAGCCATGATAAAGCAGCAGGATTAACACGTTATCATTTTATCCCTCGACAGAGCGCGAATATCGCTGCCTTGGCCAGTGGACACACCGTAACATCGTGTACACGTACACCCAGCGGCGGGACGTCGGTACGTACGAATGTTTCGTCGGCACGATGCTGTCCGAACGGCAGATCTTCATCAAGGAAGCGGGCGAACACTGCCAGCGAGACGTCAATCCGCACCGGTTCGGCATGGAGCTGAACAAGGTCGCACACTGCACACAGCCCGAGGTGTTCAAGGTACCGGGCCGGCCTACCCACAAGTACTCGGAGGTACCGCTACCGACACAGCGACCCGGTCTggcgaatggtggtggtggtgccggcgtgGGACACACTGGCGTTCTCGCTGGCACCAATGGAAACCACT
This genomic window from Anopheles maculipalpis chromosome 2RL, idAnoMacuDA_375_x, whole genome shotgun sequence contains:
- the LOC126557261 gene encoding uncharacterized protein LOC126557261 codes for the protein MLTKMQRNQRSWGFPMEFPAAQSLLLILLAAVSFTVRSCDASCYFPFEFQGGYITQNMVTPEGAVRYSRINITENAIPLWGMCHKRRDNNVILMTASEETTCYRCFHLKLVSKNVLRVLAADKDYLSKCHTNEEKALASCLTDEDLLNEAKNTEIILYKFHEWDGAEVRQEYCPIHGRYRMTYSVDSSDTADGIECDSVESEVDNCPSGSALNLRFRNCAFPDREVTFECLGHWRGFGNRNYLALLSTGNESHLGPKYRCATYTENPKTGEIEISFSRDSTCRAIERQYVRHPNSRYTNGNGIGSEYHHEILTLRPIPLEFGPVTQYCSFPSWLIGRWEHVIVNQNQLIYKDHNTFKTYTMKCVKNYTNHDSNKYIVYSQTQCGEEMYQCLKIERRDTNVFEFQISSRQSPNYTATICNDFYFNDDRWLTQGRLDSNDIVSPCPIIGEFSGIIPDDEGLCAKLSSKCESQDIMYYQISACDYMNEVYEEREYRCLGQWTHRNIVYTYTQRRDVGTYECFVGTMLSERQIFIKEAGEHCQRDVNPHRFGMELNKVAHCTQPEVFKVPGRPTHKYSEVPLPTQRPGLANGGGGAGVGHTGVLAGTNGNHFHQSSSPSAVPNSTPAPPSSVTTGRIGNDGGRGGSAGESGSNGGAAGGNIYPPYKTNSKHEPASVKPGTVGSTATHVQSHYTYLLLATFICVILGCKKISC